From the Priestia aryabhattai genome, one window contains:
- the qoxD gene encoding cytochrome aa3 quinol oxidase subunit IV → MENKQGQKAGFPLSHVFGLILSLALTFAALGLVVLADLSRSITMTLIMILALLQAAMQLVMFMHMTESENGKVQVANILYSFFIALCIVVGTLWILAAHFNH, encoded by the coding sequence ATGGAAAATAAACAAGGCCAAAAAGCTGGATTTCCGCTTAGTCATGTATTTGGGCTTATCCTTTCACTAGCCTTAACATTTGCAGCGCTTGGTTTAGTAGTGCTAGCTGATCTATCAAGAAGCATTACGATGACTCTTATCATGATCCTAGCGTTATTACAAGCAGCAATGCAGCTAGTAATGTTCATGCACATGACTGAAAGTGAAAATGGTAAAGTACAGGTTGCAAATATTCTTTACAGTTTCTTTATTGCACTTTGTATCGTTGTTGGTACACTGTGGATTCTTGCAGCTCACTTTAACCATTAA
- the qoxA gene encoding cytochrome aa3 quinol oxidase subunit II — translation MKPKKGFWKLVGLLSALSLVFLSGCSKLAVLNPQGPVAKTQSDLIIWSMWMMLIVVVVVFAIFIFVLVKYREKPENMDYEPPEQEGNLKMEVIWTAFPIIILILLAVPTVKAIYSAEEVPTESKDKDPIVIHVTSANWKWIFSYPEQNIETVNYVNIPADTPVKFELTAQGPMNSFWVPELGGQKYSMNNMSMPLYLEADKPGSYMGRSANFSGEHFTQMQFEVQAQTDKDFKEWVSDVKGTAGKLTEKKYDQILSPGVVGRQTYNGTHLKWIDHAKDVYIPGKELERGTGHDHSKMKEDEKTSNEEMENMDHSNHE, via the coding sequence GTGAAACCAAAAAAAGGATTTTGGAAGCTAGTAGGTTTACTATCTGCGCTTTCACTAGTATTTTTGAGCGGTTGTTCAAAGCTTGCTGTATTGAACCCGCAAGGTCCTGTTGCAAAAACGCAATCTGATTTAATCATTTGGTCTATGTGGATGATGTTGATCGTGGTTGTTGTCGTATTTGCTATTTTTATATTTGTTCTTGTCAAATATCGTGAAAAACCTGAAAACATGGACTATGAGCCACCTGAGCAAGAAGGTAACTTAAAGATGGAGGTTATTTGGACAGCGTTCCCAATCATCATCTTAATTCTATTAGCAGTGCCAACTGTTAAAGCGATCTATTCTGCAGAAGAAGTACCGACAGAATCAAAGGATAAAGATCCAATCGTGATTCACGTTACATCTGCAAACTGGAAATGGATTTTCAGTTATCCGGAACAAAATATCGAAACGGTTAACTATGTAAACATTCCAGCAGATACGCCAGTGAAATTTGAGTTAACAGCTCAAGGACCTATGAACTCATTCTGGGTACCAGAACTTGGCGGACAAAAATATTCGATGAACAACATGTCAATGCCATTATACTTAGAAGCTGATAAGCCTGGTTCTTATATGGGACGTAGTGCTAACTTCTCTGGTGAACATTTCACTCAAATGCAGTTCGAAGTTCAAGCTCAAACGGACAAAGACTTCAAAGAGTGGGTTAGTGATGTAAAAGGCACAGCTGGTAAATTGACTGAAAAGAAATATGATCAAATCCTAAGCCCGGGCGTTGTTGGACGTCAAACTTACAACGGTACACATTTAAAATGGATTGACCATGCAAAAGATGTATACATTCCTGGCAAAGAGCTAGAACGTGGTACAGGACATGATCACAGCAAGATGAAAGAAGACGAAAAAACGAGTAATGAAGAAATGGAAAACATGGATCACTCAAATCATGAATAA
- a CDS encoding undecaprenyl-diphosphate phosphatase, with amino-acid sequence MSWFEAFILGIIQGLTEFLPISSTGHLYLGRHLFGLDDAGLYLDTMLHIGTLLAVFVFYKRELWHIIRHPFSKLTGLLVIGTIPAVVIGLLFKDYFDSISKSGLTIGWEFLATGLLLWFGDSVKNGYKKMDHISYGDAFFIGSFQAAAIFPAVSRSGLTMVAALMRKLDRETAAYFSFLLSTPAICGAVLLQLKDVVTGEVEQLSVFFLFVATLSSALFGYVAVKWMINYLKHHSLKTFAIYVWILGAVVLVFQFTGVF; translated from the coding sequence ATGTCGTGGTTTGAAGCGTTTATTTTGGGAATCATTCAGGGACTTACAGAATTTTTACCGATAAGCAGTACGGGTCATTTGTATTTAGGGCGTCACTTGTTTGGTTTAGACGATGCAGGATTGTATTTAGATACGATGCTGCATATAGGCACTCTGCTTGCTGTTTTTGTATTTTATAAGCGTGAGCTATGGCATATTATTCGCCATCCGTTTAGCAAGCTTACAGGGCTTTTAGTAATAGGGACGATCCCTGCAGTTGTTATTGGTCTTTTGTTCAAAGACTATTTTGACAGCATTTCTAAATCTGGATTAACGATCGGCTGGGAATTTCTTGCGACGGGACTACTTTTATGGTTTGGTGATTCCGTAAAGAATGGCTATAAAAAAATGGATCATATTTCATACGGAGATGCCTTTTTTATCGGCTCGTTTCAAGCAGCCGCTATATTTCCTGCTGTATCTAGATCGGGCTTAACGATGGTAGCTGCGCTAATGCGAAAATTAGACCGTGAAACAGCCGCTTATTTTTCATTTTTATTGTCGACTCCCGCCATTTGCGGAGCGGTTTTGCTTCAGTTAAAAGATGTAGTCACAGGTGAAGTCGAGCAGCTTTCCGTTTTCTTTTTATTTGTCGCTACCCTTTCATCTGCTTTATTTGGTTATGTAGCGGTAAAATGGATGATCAATTATTTAAAACATCATTCATTAAAAACGTTTGCGATTTACGTCTGGATATTAGGTGCAGTCGTGCTGGTTTTTCAGTTTACGGGGGTGTTTTAA
- a CDS encoding rhodanese-like domain-containing protein, translated as MAILYMSIGILLLLICYSFYKRYVPVQGIKKVTAVDCASTTISYVDVRHFHEMKQNPCHKAIHIPLPYLERQHAEIPYKEVVVIVPDSISRNLSIRQLKKHGYQVKGYMCAERCV; from the coding sequence ATGGCGATACTATATATGAGCATAGGTATTTTACTTTTATTAATTTGTTACAGTTTTTATAAACGCTATGTGCCGGTGCAAGGAATAAAGAAAGTGACGGCCGTGGACTGTGCTTCTACAACGATTTCGTATGTAGATGTTCGTCATTTTCATGAAATGAAACAAAACCCCTGTCACAAAGCAATCCATATTCCGCTTCCTTATTTAGAGAGACAGCATGCAGAAATTCCATATAAAGAAGTGGTGGTAATTGTTCCTGACAGCATTTCCCGAAATTTAAGCATTCGGCAGCTGAAAAAACATGGGTATCAGGTCAAAGGATACATGTGTGCGGAAAGATGTGTGTAA
- the qoxC gene encoding cytochrome aa3 quinol oxidase subunit III, whose amino-acid sequence MAGHLDKSLPLEYQEEQSRLNILGFWIFLGAEIALFSTLFVTYLTYHTRTAGGPTAEELFVVKDFMIETLLLLFSSFTMGIAIFKMRNNDLKGLLVWFVITLVLGGGFLFYEIREFYMYAVHEGATMQTSAFLSGFFTLLGTHGLHVTVGVFWAISIIIQLVRRGLTPVTARKVFIIGLYWHFLDVVWIFIFTLVYLNGLVG is encoded by the coding sequence ATGGCAGGACATTTAGATAAATCATTGCCGTTAGAATACCAAGAAGAACAAAGTCGCCTGAATATCCTTGGATTCTGGATTTTCTTAGGTGCCGAGATCGCGTTGTTCTCTACGCTATTCGTAACGTACTTAACGTACCATACGCGTACAGCGGGTGGCCCTACTGCAGAAGAACTGTTCGTTGTTAAAGATTTTATGATCGAAACACTGTTATTATTATTCAGTAGTTTCACGATGGGAATTGCCATCTTTAAAATGCGTAATAATGATTTAAAAGGACTTTTAGTTTGGTTTGTTATTACGCTTGTCCTTGGTGGAGGATTCCTTTTCTACGAAATTCGTGAGTTTTACATGTATGCAGTTCACGAAGGTGCAACAATGCAAACAAGTGCCTTCTTATCAGGGTTCTTTACACTACTTGGAACGCACGGTCTTCACGTAACAGTCGGTGTATTCTGGGCAATCAGTATTATCATTCAGTTAGTAAGACGAGGATTAACACCCGTTACTGCTCGTAAAGTATTTATTATCGGTTTATACTGGCATTTCCTTGATGTTGTATGGATCTTCATCTTCACGCTTGTATACTTGAACGGATTGGTGGGATAA
- the qoxB gene encoding cytochrome aa3 quinol oxidase subunit I: MKLDEFFVTGEPMIYAADAAIAMTVIGIVFVLTYFKKWKWLWTEWLTTVDHKRLGVMYILSAVLMLFRGGIDGIMMRMQLAFPGMNILDEHHYNGVFTAHGVIMILFMAMPFIIGLMNVIVPLQIGARDVAYPFLNAISFWTFFMGAMLFNLSFVIGGAPDAGWTSYFPLAGKEFSEGIGNNFYAVSLQIAGAGTLMTGINFFVTILKMRAPGMTMMKMPMFTWSIFITSIIIIFAFPVLTVALALMTLDRVFGTAFFTMANGGLPMMWANLFWIWGHPEVYIVILPVFGVFSEVISTHSRKNLFGYKAMVVSMVGIAFLSYLVWVHHFFTMGNSPSVNSFFSITTMLIAVPTGVKIFNWLFTMYKGRIKFTTAMLWSLAFIPNFVIGGVTGVMLAMASADYQYHNSYFLIAHFHYVLISGTVFGCFAGLYFWYPKIFGHTLNEKLGKISFWIFVVGFNVCFFPQFFLGLDGMTRRMQTYADNLGWNGLNLVSTIGAFLMGLGFFVLVVNLLYSAWKNKRDTANDPWDGRTLEWWTKSPVQAYNFAVIPHVKEMDAFWHMKKRNETDIKAEDLKPIHLPSNSGVPFISGIFWFIGGFGLVFEWIPMAIVGLAGIFACMLARSFDYDPGFYVKVDEIKKVEGITGGDK, translated from the coding sequence ATGAAGCTAGATGAATTTTTCGTCACTGGCGAACCTATGATTTACGCTGCTGATGCAGCAATCGCTATGACGGTCATCGGTATCGTTTTTGTCTTAACATATTTCAAGAAATGGAAATGGTTATGGACAGAATGGTTAACAACAGTTGACCATAAAAGACTCGGTGTCATGTACATCCTTTCAGCTGTATTAATGCTTTTCCGCGGCGGAATTGATGGAATCATGATGCGTATGCAGCTTGCATTCCCGGGTATGAACATTTTAGATGAACATCACTACAACGGAGTCTTCACGGCTCACGGTGTTATCATGATCTTATTCATGGCAATGCCATTTATTATCGGACTAATGAACGTAATCGTTCCATTACAAATTGGTGCGCGTGACGTAGCATATCCGTTCTTAAACGCAATTAGTTTCTGGACATTCTTTATGGGAGCAATGCTATTTAACCTTTCTTTCGTAATCGGAGGAGCTCCTGATGCAGGTTGGACAAGTTACTTCCCGCTTGCAGGTAAAGAATTCAGTGAGGGCATCGGGAATAACTTCTATGCCGTTTCACTACAGATTGCTGGTGCTGGTACATTAATGACTGGTATCAACTTCTTTGTAACAATTTTAAAAATGCGTGCTCCTGGCATGACAATGATGAAAATGCCAATGTTTACTTGGTCAATCTTCATCACATCAATTATTATCATTTTCGCGTTCCCTGTATTAACAGTAGCGCTTGCACTTATGACACTTGACCGTGTATTTGGAACAGCCTTCTTTACAATGGCTAACGGCGGTCTTCCAATGATGTGGGCTAACTTATTCTGGATTTGGGGTCACCCTGAAGTATATATCGTTATTTTACCGGTATTCGGTGTCTTCTCAGAAGTTATCAGTACACATTCTCGTAAGAACTTATTCGGTTATAAAGCAATGGTAGTATCAATGGTCGGTATCGCATTCTTAAGTTACCTTGTATGGGTGCATCACTTCTTTACAATGGGTAACTCACCGTCAGTTAACTCGTTCTTCTCAATCACAACGATGTTAATCGCCGTACCAACCGGAGTTAAAATTTTTAACTGGCTCTTTACAATGTATAAAGGCCGTATCAAATTTACGACTGCGATGCTTTGGTCATTAGCGTTTATTCCAAACTTCGTAATCGGTGGGGTAACAGGGGTTATGCTTGCGATGGCATCAGCCGATTATCAATATCATAACAGTTACTTCCTAATCGCTCACTTCCACTATGTATTAATCTCTGGTACAGTGTTTGGCTGTTTCGCAGGTTTATACTTCTGGTATCCAAAGATTTTCGGTCACACGTTGAACGAAAAATTAGGAAAAATTTCATTCTGGATTTTTGTTGTTGGATTTAACGTATGTTTCTTCCCACAATTCTTCCTAGGTTTAGACGGTATGACTCGTCGTATGCAAACTTATGCAGACAACCTTGGCTGGAATGGATTAAACTTAGTTTCAACAATCGGTGCATTCTTAATGGGTCTTGGCTTCTTCGTATTAGTAGTTAACTTATTATACAGTGCATGGAAAAACAAACGCGACACTGCAAACGATCCTTGGGATGGTCGTACACTTGAGTGGTGGACTAAATCACCAGTTCAAGCTTACAACTTTGCAGTAATTCCTCATGTGAAAGAAATGGATGCATTCTGGCACATGAAAAAACGTAATGAAACAGACATTAAAGCAGAAGACTTAAAACCAATTCACTTACCAAGCAACTCTGGCGTGCCATTTATCTCAGGTATTTTCTGGTTTATCGGTGGATTTGGCTTAGTATTTGAATGGATTCCAATGGCAATCGTTGGATTAGCAGGTATTTTTGCTTGTATGCTTGCTCGTTCATTTGATTATGATCCGGGCTTCTATGTAAAAGTAGATGAAATTAAGAAGGTTGAAGGAATTACAGGGGGTGACAAATAA